In Camelina sativa cultivar DH55 chromosome 16, Cs, whole genome shotgun sequence, a single window of DNA contains:
- the LOC104751783 gene encoding ubiquitin fusion degradation protein 1 homolog, giving the protein MFFDGYHYHGTTFEQSYRCYPASFIDKPQIESGDKIIMPPSALDRLASLHIDYPMLFELRNAGIERVSHCGVLEFIAEEGMIYMPYWMMQNLLLQEGDIVRVRNVTLPKGTYVKLQPHTKDFLDISNPKAILETALRNYSCLTTGDSIMVPYNNKKYFIDIVETKPANGISIIETDCEVDFATPLDYKEPERTTAPAAAKGPAKAEEVVDEPEPKFNPFTGSGRRLDGRPLAYEPPPASSPKDKQPVVANGNGQSSAASSSEKAARQAHGKLVFGSNANRAPKEATPPKVGAGKETKQEEQEKKEEPKFQAFTGKKYSLRG; this is encoded by the exons ATG TTTTTCGATGGATACCATTATCATGGAACGACCTTTGAGCAGAGTTATCGCTGCTATCCGGCATCTTTTATCGATAAG CCACAAATTGAAAGTGGTGACAAGA TTATAATGCCACCATCAGCCCTTGATCGTCTAG CTTCTTTGCATATTGACTATCCAATGCTGTTTGAGCTTCGTAATGCTGGAATTGAACGTGTTTCTCACTGTGGAGTCCTTGAGTTCATTGCAGAAGAAGGCATGATCTACATGCCATATTGG ATGATGCAGAATCTGCTCCTGCAAGAAGGAGACATTGTGAGAGTTAGAAATGTCACTCTTCCAAAGGGAACTTACGTTAAACTACAGCCTCACACAAAAGACTTCCTCGATATCTCCAACCCGAAAGCCAT CTTGGAGACTGCTCTGAGAAATTACTCATGCCTAACCACTGGGGATAGCATTATGGTTccatacaacaacaagaagTACTTTATAGATATAGTTGAAACTAAGCCTGCTAATGGAATCAGTATCATAGAAACAGACTGTGAGGTTGATTTCGCAACTCCCCTTGACTACAAGGAGCCTGAACGTACCACAGCACCTGCTGCAGCTAAGGGTCCGGCAAAAG ctgaGGAGGTTGTGGATGAACCTGAACCAAAGTTCAACCCTTTCACGGGATCTGGAAGACGGTTAGATGGGAGACCTCTTGCCTATGAGCCACCGCCTGCCTCTAGCCCAAAAGACAAACAGCCAGTTGTTGCTAATGGTAATGGACAGTCATCTGCAGCAAGTAGCTCAGAGAAAGCTGCGCGACAGGCACATGGAAAACTTGTGTTTGGGTCCAATGCCAACCGTGCTCCAAAAGAGGCTACTCCTCCTAAG GTTGGAGCTGGAAAAGAGACAAAGCAAGAAGAacaggagaagaaagaagagccTAAGTTCCAAGCTTTCACTGGGAAGAAGTATTCATTGAGGGGTTGA
- the LOC104751784 gene encoding epimerase family protein SDR39U1 homolog, chloroplastic isoform X1, with protein MELFCSTTSLSSSFALSSALFVPTSSFPVPGSRRLMVLCSSEKSQKMTVSVTGATGFIGRRLVQRLRADNHSIRVLTRSKSKAEQIFPAKDFPGIVIAEEPDWKKCVQGSTAVVNLAGLPISTRWSPEIKKEIKDSRIRVTSKVVELMNNSPAEARPTVLVSATAVGYYGTSETGVFDENSPSGKDYLSEVCREWEGTALKANKDVRVALIRIGVVLGKDGGALAMMIPFFQMFAGGPLGSGQQWFSWIHVDDLVNLIYEALSNPSYKGVINGTAPNPVRLGEMCQQLGSVLSRPSWLPVPDFALKALLGEGATVVLEGQKVLPARAKELGFEFKYKYVKDALKAIMQ; from the exons ATGGAGCTTTTCTGCTCAACAACgtctctttcctcctccttcGCTCTCTCTTCTGCTCTTTTCGTTCCTACTTCATCTTTCCCC gtGCCAGGGAGCAGGAGACTCATGGTTCTGTGTAGTTCCGAGAAATCTCAGAAG ATGACAGTTTCAGTAACTGGAGCAACTGGATTCATAGGGAGACGACTGGTTCAGAGACTTCGTGCTG ATAATCACTCTATCCGTGTCTTAACACGTTCTAAATCCAAAGCTGAGCAAATATTTCCTG CCAAGGATTTCCCAGGTATTGTGATTGCAGAAGAACCGGATTGGAAAAAATGCGTACAAGGATCCACTGCTGTTGTGAACTTGGCAGGACTGCCTATTAGTACAAGGTGGTCTCCCGAG ATCAAGAAAGAGATTAAGGACAGCCGGATCCGTGTCACCTCTAAA GTTGTTGAGTTGATGAATAATTCACCAGCAGAAGCCAGGCCTACCGTTCTAGTTAGCGCCACGGCTGTTGGTTACTATG GTACTAGTGAGACCGGAGTATTCGACGAAAATAGTCCATCAGGGAAGGATTATCTCTCAGAG GTTTGCAGAGAATGGGAAGGAACTGCACTGAAAGCGAATAAGGATGTTAGAGTGGCACTTATCCGCATTGGTGTTGTTCTTGGCAAAGATGGTGGAGCTTTGG CCATGATGATACCCTTTTTCCAAATGTTTGCTGGAGGACCTCTTGGTTCAGGACAACAATG GTTCTCTTGGATTCACGTTGATGACTTGGTGAACTTAATTTACGAGGCCCTCAGTAATCCATCCTACAAAG GAGTTATTAATGGGACTGCGCCGAATCCGGTTAGACTTGGGGAAATGTGCCAGCAGCTAGGCAGCGTTCTTAGCCGACCATCGTGGCTACCAGTTCCTGACTTTGCACTCAAAGCTTTGCTCGGAGAAGGTGCCACTGTGGTTCTGGAGGGACAGAAGGTTTTACCTGCAAGAGCCAAAGAGCTTGGCTTTGAATTCAAGTACAAATACGTGAAAGATGCACTCAAAGCCATTATGCAATAA
- the LOC104751784 gene encoding epimerase family protein SDR39U1 homolog, chloroplastic isoform X2, with protein MELFCSTTSLSSSFALSSALFVPTSSFPVPGSRRLMVLCSSEKSQKMTVSVTGATGFIGRRLVQRLRADNHSIRVLTRSKSKAEQIFPAKDFPGIVIAEEPDWKKCVQGSTAVVNLAGLPISTRWSPEIKKEIKDSRIRVTSKVVELMNNSPAEARPTVLVSATAVGYYGTSETGVFDENSPSGKDYLSEVCREWEGTALKANKDVRVALIRIGVVLGKDGGALAMMIPFFQMFAGGPLGSGQQWFSWIHVDDLVNLIYEALSNPSYKGQGLKHSAIGAGCWQELLMGLRRIRLDLGKCASS; from the exons ATGGAGCTTTTCTGCTCAACAACgtctctttcctcctccttcGCTCTCTCTTCTGCTCTTTTCGTTCCTACTTCATCTTTCCCC gtGCCAGGGAGCAGGAGACTCATGGTTCTGTGTAGTTCCGAGAAATCTCAGAAG ATGACAGTTTCAGTAACTGGAGCAACTGGATTCATAGGGAGACGACTGGTTCAGAGACTTCGTGCTG ATAATCACTCTATCCGTGTCTTAACACGTTCTAAATCCAAAGCTGAGCAAATATTTCCTG CCAAGGATTTCCCAGGTATTGTGATTGCAGAAGAACCGGATTGGAAAAAATGCGTACAAGGATCCACTGCTGTTGTGAACTTGGCAGGACTGCCTATTAGTACAAGGTGGTCTCCCGAG ATCAAGAAAGAGATTAAGGACAGCCGGATCCGTGTCACCTCTAAA GTTGTTGAGTTGATGAATAATTCACCAGCAGAAGCCAGGCCTACCGTTCTAGTTAGCGCCACGGCTGTTGGTTACTATG GTACTAGTGAGACCGGAGTATTCGACGAAAATAGTCCATCAGGGAAGGATTATCTCTCAGAG GTTTGCAGAGAATGGGAAGGAACTGCACTGAAAGCGAATAAGGATGTTAGAGTGGCACTTATCCGCATTGGTGTTGTTCTTGGCAAAGATGGTGGAGCTTTGG CCATGATGATACCCTTTTTCCAAATGTTTGCTGGAGGACCTCTTGGTTCAGGACAACAATG GTTCTCTTGGATTCACGTTGATGACTTGGTGAACTTAATTTACGAGGCCCTCAGTAATCCATCCTACAAAG GTCAAGGGCTAAAGCATAGTGCTATTGGTGCTGGTTGTTGGCAGGAGTTATTAATGGGACTGCGCCGAATCCGGTTAGACTTGGGGAAATGTGCCAGCAGCTAG
- the LOC104751785 gene encoding 30S ribosomal protein S31, mitochondrial, translated as MAAMQWCGAMARRIMMTQRTSAALNCSAAKYSSLSPASAAPAVSGMDLCGRGDKKTKKGKRFKGSYGNSRGKKQKMIERIKDKLEVPRSTPWPLPFKLI; from the coding sequence ATGGCGGCGATGCAGTGGTGCGGCGCGATGGCGCGACGGATTATGATGACGCAGCGAACATCTGCAGCATTGAACTGTTCGGCGGCGAAATATTCATCTTTATCTCCGGCGTCTGCAGCTCCGGCGGTATCGGGAATGGATTTGTGCGGGAGAGGAGataagaagacgaagaaagggAAGAGATTCAAAGGATCGTACGGGAACTCGAGAgggaagaagcagaagatgaTTGAGCGAATCAAAGACAAGCTTGAGGTTCCCAGGTCTACTCCTTGGCCTCTCCCTTTCAAACTCATCTga
- the LOC109124795 gene encoding kinesin-like protein KIN-7E gives MGAIAGEELKKMEKTQVHVAREEKILVLVRLRPLNEKEILANEAADWECINDTTVLYRNTLREGSTFPSAYSFDRVYRGECPTRQVYEDGPKEVALSVVKGINSSIFAYGQTSSGKTYTMSGITEFAVADIFDYIFKNEDRAFVVKFSAIEIYNEAIRDLLSPDSTPLRLRDDPEKGAVVEKATEETLRDWNHLKDLISVCEAQRKIGETSLNERSSRSHQIIKLTVESSAREFLGKENSTTLMASVNFIDLAGSERASQALSAGARLKEGCHINRSLLTLGTVIRKLSNGRQGHINYRDSKLTRILQPCLGGNARTAIVCTLSPARSHVEQTRNTLLFACCAKEVTTKAQINVVMSDKALVKQLQRELARLESELRNPAPATLSCDCGVALRKKDLQIQKMEKQLAEMTKRRDIAQSRLDDFMKMVEHDESSKAGAPHNRNRTNKWEDGSVSETSGVVDPDRTSFISDGTSTPLSTARAHVRSHSDDLEEELSSGHLGDQSEEYCKEVQCIEMDDESTSDINNNSEERTDAETILGHNTEANGGTGHAQNSTPSSVRSVRRRQSWSRGETMPGTSTPPDALEMDYPGRPEVHGIVFPDLEFGSGGKLLREDSMSSRGSDSTEAHSVGTPLVGDGGGITSIRSFVEGLKEMVSDTENSGKMGKDIGVDAMEEEVSGTMTNWSDEFERQREQILGLWQTCHVSLVHRTYFFLLFTGDQADSIYIGVELRRLSFMKESFSQGNHAFERGQTLTVASSLKALHRERRMLSKLVGKRFTGEERKRLYQKFGIAVNSKRRRLQLANQLWSKPNDITHVVESAAVVAKLVRFVEQGRAMKEMFSLSFTPPLPTTRRSLNWRKSMATLF, from the exons ATGGGAGCTATTGCTGGAGAAGAGctgaaaaaaatggagaagacACAGGTGCATGTTGCCCGGGAAGAGAAGATATTGGTTCTGGTTAGACTTAGACCTCTGAACGAGAAAGAGATCTTGGCTAATGAAGCTGCAGATTGGGAATGCATCAACGACACTACTGTGTTATACAGAAACACATTGCGTGAGGGCTCAACTTTTCCTTCTGCATACTCATTTG ATAGAGTGTACCGAGGTGAATGCCCAACCAGACAAGTTTACGAAGATGGCCCTAAGGAAGTTGCTCTCTCGGTTGTCAAAGGAATTAACT CTAGTATTTTCGCGTACGGTCAGACTAGCAGTGGAAAGACATACACTATGTCTGGAATTACCGAGTTTGCTGTGGCTGAcatatttgattatatatttaag AATGAAGATAGGGCATTTGTTGTGAAATTTTCGGCTATAGAGATCTACAATGAGGCCATCCGAGATCTTCTCAGCCCGGATAGTACACCACTGAGGCTACGAGATGACCCTGAG aAAGGGGCCGTCGTTGAAAAAGCCACAGAGGAAACCCTGAGAGATTGGAACCATTTGAAGGATCTTATCTCTGTTTGTGAAG CACAGCGGAAGATTGGTGAAACCTCATTAAATGAGAGAAGTTCAAGATCGCATCAAATTATCAAACTA ACAGTTGAAAGCTCTGCTCGTGAGTTCTTAGGCAAAGAGAACTCAACCACTCTCATGGCGAGTGTG AATTTTATTGATTTGGCGGGGAGCGAGCGCGCATCGCAGGCCTTATCAGCTGGGGCAAGACTTAAGGAGGGTTGTCATATCAATAGAAGTTTGTTGACCCTAGGAACCGTGATACGTAAACTCAG CAATGGAAGACAAGGACACATCAATTATAGAGACTCCAAGCTCACACGTATTCTTCAGCCATGCTTGGGGGGCAATGCCAGAACAGCCATAGTCTGCACGCTGAGTCCAGCGAGGAGTCATGTAGAGCAGACTAGAAACACTCTTCTGTTTGCCTGCTGTGCCAAGGAAGTTACAACAAAGGCACAGATCAATGTTGTCATGTCAGACAAGGCTTTGGTGAAGCAGCTACAGCGTGAGCTAGCCAGGCTCGAGAGCGAGCTGAGAAACCCAGCCCCTGCCACCTTAAGCTGCGATTGTGGGGTTGCGCTGAGAAAGAAAGATCTTCAGATACAGAAG ATGGAGAAGCAGCTTGCAGAAATGACAAAACGGCGGGATATTGCCCAATCTCGGCTTGACGATTTTATGAAGATGGTGGAACACGATGAGTCTTCAAAG gcTGGGGCTCCGCATAATCGTAACCGTACCAACAAGTGGGAGGATGGTTCAGTGTCAGAGACATCAGGCGTGGTTGATCCAGATAGGACCAGTTTCATATCAGATGGGACATCTACGCCTCTGTCAACTGCAAGAGCTCATGTTAGGTCTCACTCTGATGATCTGGAGGAGGAATTGTCATCTGGGCATTTAGGAGATCAATCAGAAGAATACTGCAAAGAAGTACAATGCATTGAGATGGACGATGAATCAACCAGTGACATTAATAACAACAGTGAAGAAAGGACAGATGCAGAAACAATTCTGGGCCACAACACAGAGGCAAACGGTGGAACAGGTCATGCTCAAAACAGTACCCCGTCAAGTGTTAGAAGTGTCAGGAGGAGGCAGAGTTGGAGCCGTGGAGAAACCATGCCGGGCACAAGCACTCCTCCTGATGCCCTGGAGATGGACTACCCTGGAAGACCGGAGGTTCATGGTATCGTGTTTCCTGATTTAGAGTTCGGTTCTGGTGGGAAATTGTTGAGGGAAGATTCAATGTCCTCCCGCGGAAGTGATTCCACTGAGGCTCACAGTGTTGGAACACCGTTGGTGGGAGACGGTGGAGGTATCACCAGCATTCGGTCATTTGTTGAAGGGCTGAAGGAGATG GTTTCGGACACTGAGAATTCAGGGAAGATGGGGAAGGACATTGGTGTGGACGCTATGGAGGAAGAGGTGTCTGGGACGATGACAAACTGGTCGGACGAAtttgagagacagagagaacaGATTCTGGGGCTGTGGCAAACATGTCATGTCTCGCTGGTGCATAGAACAtacttcttcttgctcttcacGGGAGATCAAGCGGATTCAATATACATTGGAGTAGAGCTAAGAAGACTTTCATTTATGAAAGAAAGCTTCTCTCAGGGAAACCATGCCTTTGAAAGAGGACAAACACTAACAGTAGCTTCAAG CCTAAAGGCGCTTCATAGGGAGAGACGGATGCTAAGCAAGCTTGTCGGGAAGAGGTTTACTGGAGAGGAAAGGAAGAGACTTTACCAGAAGTTTGGAATTGCTGTGAACTCGAAACGCCGGAGGTTGCAGCTAGCGAACCAGCTCTGGAGTAAACCCAACGACATAACCCACGTGGTTGAAAGCGCAGCGGTTGTAGCGAAGCTTGTTAGGTTCGTGGAGCAAGGAAGAGCTATGAAGGAGATGTTTAGTCTGAGCTTCACGCCTCCGCTTCCAACAACACGGAGATCACTTAACTGGAGAAAAAGCATGGCCACGCTTTTCTAA
- the LOC104753911 gene encoding uncharacterized protein LOC104753911, protein MNKLLFLRIVDRLTAEDPYFRQRRDATGRLGLSPIQKCTAAIRLLAYGGGCDTVDEYVRLGETTARKCLQHFVSGVVNFFGDEYLRRPTPEDLQRLLYVAEERGFPGMVGSIDCMHWVWKNCPTAWKGMYTRGSGKPTIVLEAVASYDLWIWHAFFGSPGTFNDINVLDRSPVFDDILYGQAPQVTYYVNGKEYNLTYYLTDDIYPKWPTFIQSIPLPQSPKASLFAERQESARKDVERAFGVLQARFAVIKNPCLLWDKDKVGLIMRACIILHNMIVENERDGYTQADVSDFPQRDGVDLSYSINMASNISNVLNGQTIIRDREVHHQLKHDLVGHLWTKFGY, encoded by the coding sequence atgaacaagctATTATTCTTGCGTATTGTCGACCGTCTTACTGCAGAAGATCCTTATTTCCGACAAAGAAGAGATGCCACAGGAAGGCTTGGTCTTTCTCCGAtccaaaaatgtactgcagcaattagGCTACTAGCATATGGTGGCGGGTGTGATACGGTGGACGAATATGTCCGACTTGGTGAAACAACTGCTCGAAAATGTTTGCAACATTTTGTCAGTGGAGTTGTCAATTTCTTTGGCGATGAATATCTAAGAAGACCCACACCAGAGGATCTTCAGAGATTACTATATGTTGCAGAAGAacgtggatttcccgggatggttggaagcatcgactgtatgcattgggttTGGAAGAATTGCCCAACAGCTTGGAAAGGCATGTATACACGAGGATCCGGcaaaccaacaattgttttagagGCGGTCGCGTCATAtgatctctggatatggcacgcCTTTTTTGGATCTCCAGGTACTTTTAACGATATTAATGTTCTTGATCGATCTCCCGTCTTTGATGATATACTTTATGGTCAAGCTCCACAAGTTACCTACTACGTTAACGGCAAAGAGTACAATTTGACTTACTATCTGACAGACGATATTTATCCGAAATGGCCAACTTTTATTCAATCCATACCACTACCACAGAGTCCAAAAGCATCTTTATTTGCTGAACGCCAAGAAAGTGcccgaaaagatgttgagcgtgcttTCGGTGTCCTACAAGCTAGATTCGCCGTAATCAAAAATCCATGTCTTTTATGGGATAAAGACAAAGTGGGATTGATTATGAGGGCGTGTATCATACTTCACAATATGATTGTGGAAAATGAACGAGATGGATACACTCAAGCTGACGTTTCTGATTTCCCACAAAGAGATGGTGTGGATCTTTCATATTCTATCAATATGGCTTCAAATATCAGCAATGTGCTGAATGGTCAAACAATAATTCGTGATAGAGAAGTGCATCACCAATTGAAACATGATTTAGTTGGACATTTATGGACTAAATTTGGGTATTAA
- the LOC104751787 gene encoding B-box zinc finger protein 18-like isoform X2 has product MRILCDACESAAAIVFCAADEAALCCSCDEKVHKCNKLASRHVRVGLADPSNAPSCDICENAPAFFYCEIDGSSLCLQCDMVVHVGGKRTHRRFLLLRQRIEFPGDKPNHADQLGLRCQKGSSGRGQESNGNGDHDHNMIDLNSNPQRVHEPGSNHQEGIDVNNANNHEPEH; this is encoded by the exons atGCGAATTCTGTGTGATGCTTGTGAGAGCGCCGCCGCAATTGTATTTTGCGCCGCCGACGAAGCTGCTCTTTGCTGCTCCTGCGACGAAAAA gTTCATAAGTGCAACAAGCTAGCTAGTCGACATGTACGTGTAGGCTTAGCTGATCCAAGCAATGCCCCGAGCTGTGACATATGCGAAAATGCACCCG CATTCTTTTACTGTGAGATAGATGGTAGTTCCCTTTGTCTACAATGTGACATGGTTGTACATGTTGGTGGGAAGAGAACACACAGGCGTTTTCTATTGCTGAGACAGAGGATTGAG TTCCCAGGCGATAAGCCTAATCACGCTGACCAATTGGGATTACGTTGTCAAAAAGGTTCTTCTGGTCGCGGTCAAGAATCAAATGGAAATGGTGATCATGATCACAATATGATTGATCTCAATTCCAACCCTCAAAGAGTACACGAGCCTGGATCGAATCACCAA gaggGTATTGATGTAAATAACGCAAACAATCATGAGCCTGAACATTGA
- the LOC104751787 gene encoding B-box zinc finger protein 18-like isoform X1, producing the protein MRILCDACESAAAIVFCAADEAALCCSCDEKVHKCNKLASRHVRVGLADPSNAPSCDICENAPAFFYCEIDGSSLCLQCDMVVHVGGKRTHRRFLLLRQRIEFPGDKPNHADQLGLRCQKGSSGRGQESNGNGDHDHNMIDLNSNPQRVHEPGSNHQEEGIDVNNANNHEPEH; encoded by the exons atGCGAATTCTGTGTGATGCTTGTGAGAGCGCCGCCGCAATTGTATTTTGCGCCGCCGACGAAGCTGCTCTTTGCTGCTCCTGCGACGAAAAA gTTCATAAGTGCAACAAGCTAGCTAGTCGACATGTACGTGTAGGCTTAGCTGATCCAAGCAATGCCCCGAGCTGTGACATATGCGAAAATGCACCCG CATTCTTTTACTGTGAGATAGATGGTAGTTCCCTTTGTCTACAATGTGACATGGTTGTACATGTTGGTGGGAAGAGAACACACAGGCGTTTTCTATTGCTGAGACAGAGGATTGAG TTCCCAGGCGATAAGCCTAATCACGCTGACCAATTGGGATTACGTTGTCAAAAAGGTTCTTCTGGTCGCGGTCAAGAATCAAATGGAAATGGTGATCATGATCACAATATGATTGATCTCAATTCCAACCCTCAAAGAGTACACGAGCCTGGATCGAATCACCAA gaggaggGTATTGATGTAAATAACGCAAACAATCATGAGCCTGAACATTGA
- the LOC104751788 gene encoding fructose-bisphosphate aldolase 1, chloroplastic-like has product MATSTATMLKASPVKSDWVKGQSILLRQPSSVSAIRSNVTPSSLTVRAASSYADELIKTAKTIASPGRGILAMDESNATCGKRLASIGLENTEANRQAYRTLLVSAPGLGQYISGAILFEETLYQSTTDGKKMVDVLVEQNIVPGIKVDKGLVPLTGSNDESWCQGLDGLASRTAAYYQQGARFAKWRTVVSIPNGPSALAVKEAAWGLARYAAISQDSGLVPIVEPEIMLDGEHNIDRTYDVAEKVWAEVFFYLAQNNVMFEGILLKPSMVTPGAEAKDRATPEQVASYTLKLLRNRIPPAVPGIMFLSGGQSELEATLNLNAMNQAPNPWHVSFSYARALQNTCLKTWGGREENVKAAQDTLLARAKANSSAQLGKYTGEGESEDAKEGMFVKGYTY; this is encoded by the exons ATGGCGACAAGCACTGCGACTATGCTCAAAGCCTCACCGGTCAAATCTGATTGGGTGAAGGGACAGAGTATCCTCCTCCGTCAACCTTCCTCCGTCTCAGCTATCCGTAGCAACGTCACACCTTCCTCTCTCACCGTTCGTGCCGCTTCTTCTTACGCCGACGAGCTCATCAAAACTGCT AAAACAATCGCGTCTCCGGGACGCGGGATTTTGGCGATGGACGAGTCAAACGCGACTTGCGGGAAACGTTTGGCCTCGATTGGGCTAGAGAACACGGAGGCTAACCGTCAAGCTTACAGGACGTTGCTTGTGTCGGCTCCTGGACTGGGACAGTACATCTCCGGTGCTATCCTCTTCGAGGAGACTCTCTACCAATCCACCACCGACGGCAAGAAAATGGTTGATGTTCTCGTCGAGCAGAACATCGTCCCTGGCATCAAAGTTGACAAG gGTTTGGTGCCACTTACTGGGTCTAACGACGAGTCCTGGTGCCAAGGACTCGACGGGTTAGCCTCTCGCACCGCTGCTTACTACCAACAAGGTGCTCGTTTCGCCAAATG GCGTACTGTTGTGAGCATTCCAAATGGACCCTCTGCTTTGGCTGTTAAAGAAGCAGCTTGGGGACTTGCCCGTTACGCTGCTATTTCTCAG GACAGCGGTCTGGTGCCAATTGTGGAGCCAGAGATTATGTTGGACGGAGAACACAACATTGACAGGACATATGATGTTGCAGAGAAGGTCTGGGCTGAGGTTTTCTTCTACCTGGCTCAGAACAACGTCATGTTCGAAGGTATTCTCCTGAAGCCGAGCATGGTTACTCCAGGAGCTGAGGCCAAAGACAGAGCTACTCCCGAGCAGGTTGCTTCCTACACTCTCAAGCTTCTTCGCAACAGAATCCCTCCTGCTGTCCCTGGAATTATG TTCTTGTCTGGTGGACAGTCTGAATTGGAGGCTACCTTGAACTTAAATGCCATGAACCAGGCACCAAACCCATGGCATGTGTCCTTCTCCTACGCACGTGCCTTGCAGAACACTTGCTTGAAGACATGGGGAGGCAGAGAAGAGAACGTGAAGGCAGCTCAGGACACTCTCTTGGCCAGAGCCAAAGCCAATTCGTCGGCTCAGCTCGGGAAATACACAGGAGAAGGCGAGTCCGAGGACGCCAAGGAGGGGATGTTTGTAAAAGGCTACACCTATTAA